A single Dictyoglomus sp. NZ13-RE01 DNA region contains:
- the cas4 gene encoding CRISPR-associated protein Cas4 — MELSQELRITGVKINYLYVCERKLWLFDRGVCMEHTSDKVLLGKLIDEFSYPKEEKRRILIDDLICIDILDEEEIREIKYSDSLEEPNRMQILYYLYYLKKLGIYKKGILNYPKQRKREIVELTPEKEREVEDAIKRVEEVIKRETPPPVEKKKYCRKCAYFEFCFVSE, encoded by the coding sequence ATAGAATTAAGTCAAGAGTTAAGAATTACAGGAGTAAAAATAAATTACCTATATGTATGTGAGAGGAAACTTTGGCTCTTCGACAGAGGTGTGTGCATGGAGCATACCTCCGATAAAGTATTGCTGGGTAAATTAATTGATGAATTTAGCTATCCCAAAGAAGAAAAAAGGAGAATATTAATAGACGATCTTATATGTATAGACATATTAGATGAAGAAGAAATAAGGGAGATAAAGTACAGTGATAGCTTAGAGGAGCCAAATAGAATGCAGATTCTTTACTATTTATATTACTTGAAAAAGCTTGGAATATATAAAAAGGGAATATTAAATTATCCGAAACAAAGAAAACGTGAGATAGTAGAGCTTACCCCTGAAAAGGAAAGGGAGGTGGAGGATGCTATTAAAAGAGTAGAGGAAGTAATAAAGAGAGAAACTCCACCTCCTGTGGAAAAGAAAAAATATTGTAGAAAATGCGCATATTTTGAATTTTGCTTTGTAAGTGAATAA
- the cas5b gene encoding type I-B CRISPR-associated protein Cas5 produces the protein MKVLKLKVYQQFANYRKPFSYNFIDTYPLPTYSHIRGWIHRVLQAKEYIPISISIQGTYENIVYDLQTFYKFDRKRNTEEEIFLPEYNKSLVRSPFYVANLQDVYLTIHINMPFEFLSKIETNIYDVFPSIGRHEDIVRIDEIKFIEVEKKNIGFDFYKIKYPIYLKKETAEKYKLIGINYRLPFKYKIEQDLRYFEKIDVVYVEEGTLFEEAILDSEGDLVELVGDFNG, from the coding sequence ATGAAAGTGCTTAAATTAAAAGTATATCAACAGTTTGCTAATTATAGAAAGCCATTTTCTTACAATTTTATTGACACCTACCCTTTGCCTACTTATTCACATATAAGAGGCTGGATACATAGAGTTTTACAGGCTAAAGAATATATACCTATCAGTATATCTATACAAGGTACATACGAAAACATAGTATACGATTTACAAACCTTTTATAAATTTGATAGAAAAAGAAATACAGAAGAGGAAATTTTTCTACCAGAGTACAATAAGAGTTTAGTTAGATCTCCATTCTATGTGGCAAATTTACAGGATGTTTATCTTACTATACATATAAACATGCCTTTTGAATTTCTCAGTAAAATTGAGACAAATATTTATGATGTTTTTCCTTCTATAGGAAGACATGAGGATATAGTAAGAATAGATGAAATAAAATTCATAGAAGTAGAAAAGAAAAATATAGGATTCGATTTTTATAAAATTAAATATCCTATTTATCTTAAGAAAGAGACTGCAGAAAAATATAAATTAATTGGTATAAATTATAGATTACCTTTTAAATATAAGATTGAGCAAGATTTAAGGTATTTTGAGAAAATAGATGTAGTTTATGTAGAGGAAGGAACATTATTTGAAGAAGCCATTTTGGATTCTGAGGGTGACTTAGTAGAACTAGTGGGTGATTTCAATGGATGA
- a CDS encoding CRISPR-associated helicase/endonuclease Cas3, producing the protein MDEHHIIYAKTYRENGQISFETLEEHTLALLKNLELLKKSYYEEINEILRRENYDPDKFWEILRIAVVYHDLGKVNSLFQNKIRDLLGKERLKTKFSQEIPHNFLSPALIPKNVFSGINNFDINDIFMLIYAVMYHHYRDFDFDEEYFRNYLNEEVLNKTEYLSWVKNYDKNFGNGDSLGCNYFGLIKDYGKITNLENKLTFIMLKGFLYRLDHSSSAHVEIERERIKNCENELISYLKSKFGFTGFKPFQKQAIYLRDKNVLLVAPTGSGKTEFAINWIGDRKAIYTLPLRVSVNAMYERLKNIFGKDKIGLLHADCAYYGLEEIRKSENELKEHLYNIASSRQLSYPITVSTADQIFISFFYFPGYEKIFSILPYTKVVVDEPQAYTSESLAVIVEGLKKINNIGGRFCLMSATFYPILKKELEDIATIIEYTENQNTRHILRYYPDKDLEDVADEIIENYKKGKKILIITNTVKKAQNIYKFLISKTKEHEGIKLLHSRFTWKDRTEKEEQIFLDEKKQSPCIWVSTQIIEASLDIDFDILFSELAPIDTLIQRMGRVYRKRQYLEDTPNIIIVGNSGNPSGKIHVYDSLLIDSTYNLLYDFNNKLLDEKTKKSLVEKIYSLDLLKNTKYYKKFQEYQRILKLGYKADNKIEAEKIFRKISSIDAIPIEIYEKNKEKIIEIGDKIYSKDAFKKLEGIKELKNFTINIPLEIKTYSQNLISLERELDLRVFLINLEYNKELGLIPDKSTENII; encoded by the coding sequence ATGGATGAGCATCATATTATTTACGCAAAAACATATAGGGAAAATGGACAGATTTCTTTTGAGACCCTTGAGGAACATACTCTTGCTCTTTTGAAAAATCTTGAATTACTAAAGAAAAGTTATTATGAAGAAATAAATGAAATCCTTAGAAGAGAGAATTATGATCCTGATAAATTCTGGGAAATATTGAGAATTGCAGTAGTATATCATGATTTAGGTAAGGTGAACTCACTATTTCAGAATAAGATCAGAGATCTTTTAGGAAAAGAAAGGTTGAAAACTAAGTTTTCCCAGGAAATACCCCATAATTTCCTATCACCTGCTTTAATCCCCAAGAATGTTTTTTCGGGGATAAATAATTTTGATATAAACGATATTTTTATGCTTATATATGCCGTAATGTATCACCATTACAGAGATTTTGATTTTGACGAAGAATATTTTAGGAATTACTTAAACGAAGAAGTACTAAACAAAACAGAATATCTTTCTTGGGTAAAAAATTATGATAAAAACTTTGGTAATGGGGATAGTTTAGGATGTAATTATTTTGGTTTAATTAAGGATTATGGTAAAATTACAAACTTAGAAAACAAACTAACATTTATCATGCTTAAAGGATTTTTATACAGATTAGACCATTCCTCCTCTGCCCATGTAGAAATAGAAAGGGAAAGAATTAAAAATTGCGAGAACGAATTAATATCATATCTAAAAAGCAAATTTGGCTTTACTGGATTTAAACCTTTCCAAAAACAGGCAATTTATTTAAGAGATAAAAATGTACTTTTAGTAGCTCCCACTGGAAGTGGTAAAACAGAATTTGCAATTAATTGGATAGGAGATAGAAAGGCAATTTATACACTTCCTTTAAGAGTTTCTGTCAATGCAATGTATGAACGCCTTAAGAATATATTTGGAAAAGACAAAATTGGTCTTTTACATGCTGATTGTGCATACTACGGGCTCGAAGAAATTAGAAAATCTGAAAATGAATTAAAAGAACACTTATATAATATAGCTTCCTCAAGACAACTATCATATCCTATAACGGTTAGTACTGCAGATCAGATTTTTATTTCATTCTTTTACTTTCCAGGTTATGAGAAAATATTTTCCATTCTTCCATATACTAAAGTAGTAGTAGATGAACCGCAAGCATACACTTCCGAATCTTTAGCTGTTATTGTTGAAGGATTAAAGAAGATAAATAATATAGGGGGAAGATTTTGTTTAATGAGTGCTACCTTTTATCCAATCTTAAAGAAAGAATTAGAAGATATAGCTACAATAATAGAATATACTGAAAATCAAAATACTAGACATATTTTAAGATATTATCCTGATAAAGATTTAGAAGATGTTGCTGATGAAATAATTGAAAATTATAAAAAAGGAAAGAAGATACTAATTATAACAAATACTGTAAAAAAGGCACAAAATATATATAAATTTTTAATATCTAAAACAAAAGAGCATGAAGGGATAAAACTTTTACATTCAAGATTTACTTGGAAAGATAGAACTGAAAAAGAAGAACAAATTTTCTTAGATGAAAAAAAGCAAAGTCCATGTATTTGGGTATCTACACAAATAATAGAAGCATCTTTAGATATAGACTTTGATATATTGTTCTCAGAATTAGCTCCCATAGATACCTTAATACAAAGAATGGGTAGGGTGTATAGGAAGAGACAATATTTAGAAGACACTCCAAATATAATAATTGTAGGAAATTCAGGTAATCCATCAGGGAAAATTCATGTTTATGATTCCTTATTGATTGACTCTACTTATAATCTTCTTTATGATTTCAATAACAAATTATTAGATGAAAAGACTAAGAAATCTTTAGTGGAGAAAATATATTCTCTTGATCTATTAAAAAACACAAAGTATTATAAAAAATTTCAGGAATATCAAAGAATTCTTAAATTAGGATATAAGGCTGATAATAAAATAGAGGCTGAAAAAATTTTTAGAAAAATTTCAAGTATAGATGCTATACCCATTGAAATTTATGAAAAGAACAAGGAAAAAATAATAGAAATAGGAGACAAAATCTACTCTAAGGATGCATTTAAAAAATTAGAAGGTATTAAGGAATTAAAAAACTTTACTATAAATATTCCTTTAGAAATAAAAACTTACTCCCAAAATTTAATTTCATTAGAAAGAGAATTAGATTTAAGAGTTTTTTTAATTAATTTAGAATATAATAAAGAATTAGGGCTTATTCCTGATAAATCCACAGAGAATATAATTTAG